ACTGCCAGTATGTGCAGATGGCGCTTGAGGCGCTGGAAGAAGAGCTGTGCGTGCGCCAGGTGAGAGTCGAATACAGGAAGTCGGCGGTCTGCAAAGATATCATCAGGCCGAGGGTAGCCAGGGAGGACGGCAGGATCGTTGTGTCACTTACAGACGCACAGGGGAAACCTTATGCAGTAGTAGAATTAGAGGAGAACATAGGATGACATTAGAAAATGGATTGGGAAAAAAACAGGTACTGAGCGTTGTAAAGCTGGTAGACTTCGGCGTATACCTCGGCACGGAGGAAGAGAAAGTGCTGCTTCCGAAGAAGCAGGTTCCCCCGGGTGTGAAAGCCGGGGATAAGATCGAAGTATTTCTCTATAAAGATTCGTCCGACCGGCTGATCGCCACGACAGCCGAGCCTGCGCTCACGCTTGGGGAAGTGGCGGCGCTCACGGTGGCGGACACCGGCCGCATGGGAGCGTTTCTGGACTGGGGGCTGGAAAAAGACCTGCTTCTTCCGTTCAAGGAACAGACAGAAAAGGTGGCCAAAGGAGACCGGGTGCTGGCAGCTCTTTATGTGGACAAGAGCAGGCGTCTGTGCGCGACGATGAAGGTATACGACAGGCTGCGCACCGATTCGCCGTATAAAAAAGAAGATCATGTGAGCGGCACGGTCTATGAATTCAGCGATAATTTCGGCGTGTTTGTAGCCGTGGACGACCGGTACTCCGCCCTTATACCGAAGCGGGAGGCGTTCGGCAGCCTGAAGATCGGAGATAAAATAGAAGCAAGAGTGGTGAAAGTACATGAGGATGGAAAGCTGGATCTGAGTATCCGTGAGAAAGCCTTTATCCAGATGGACGCAGATGCCGCCGCCATCATAAAACGGATGGAAGAATACGGGGGAGCGCTCCCCTTTACAGATAAGGCGGAGCCGGAACTTATAAAGAAGGAATTCG
This is a stretch of genomic DNA from [Clostridium] hylemonae DSM 15053. It encodes these proteins:
- a CDS encoding S1 RNA-binding domain-containing protein translates to MTLENGLGKKQVLSVVKLVDFGVYLGTEEEKVLLPKKQVPPGVKAGDKIEVFLYKDSSDRLIATTAEPALTLGEVAALTVADTGRMGAFLDWGLEKDLLLPFKEQTEKVAKGDRVLAALYVDKSRRLCATMKVYDRLRTDSPYKKEDHVSGTVYEFSDNFGVFVAVDDRYSALIPKREAFGSLKIGDKIEARVVKVHEDGKLDLSIREKAFIQMDADAAAIIKRMEEYGGALPFTDKAEPELIKKEFGLSKNAFKRAAGRLLKEGKIEIKENSIVMK